Genomic DNA from Calditrichota bacterium:
GGCAAGTGGCCAGCCTGTTGTTGGCCAAACCGCTTACATCATTACGGCCCAGGGGGAGAGAATTCCCATCAGCGTTTCCACGGCCCTCCTGCGCGACGCTGAGGGCAAGGTGATCGGCGGTGCGGAAACCTTCCGCGACTTGAGCGAGGTCCAGGCCCTGCGCGAAGAGCTGCAGGGACGGGCCCGCCTTGGTGAGCTCTTCAGCCAGAGCCCCGAGATGCAAAAGATCTTCGCCGTGCTCCCGGCTATTGCCGCAAGTTCCTGCACGGTCCTGATCACCGGTGAGACCGGCACGGGCAAGGAGCAGTTAGCGCGTACCATCCACGCCTTGAGCCCAAGGGGAAAGGGGCCATTTGTGGCAGTTAACTGCGGAGCTCTCCCGGAGACGCTCCTGGAGTCCGAGCTGTTTGGCTACAAAGCGGGCGCCTTTACCGGCGCAACCAAGGATAAACCCGGCCGCTTTGCCTTGGCCAAGGGCGGGACGCTCTTCCTGGACGAGATTGGCGACATGACGCCTGCCCTACAGGTGCGGCTTCTGCGCGTACTGCAGGAGCGAACCTACGAACCGCTGGGCGCCGTGCGAAGCGAACAGGCCGATGTGCGTATCATCGCCGCTACCAACAAGGACCTGGCATCGCTGGTCAGAGAAGGGAGATTCCGCGAGGATC
This window encodes:
- a CDS encoding sigma 54-interacting transcriptional regulator; this encodes ASGQPVVGQTAYIITAQGERIPISVSTALLRDAEGKVIGGAETFRDLSEVQALREELQGRARLGELFSQSPEMQKIFAVLPAIAASSCTVLITGETGTGKEQLARTIHALSPRGKGPFVAVNCGALPETLLESELFGYKAGAFTGATKDKPGRFALAKGGTLFLDEIGDMTPALQVRLLRVLQERTYEPLGAVRSEQADVRIIAATNKDLASLVREGRFREDLYYRINVVRLDLPPLRRRRQDIPLLIEQMIERLNRLQHKSIRGVSADALSLLVAYDWPGNIRELENAIEHAFILCQGELIEMAHLPPELTGTSHTFGPASKGPRPVSDVQRAKAIVEAQTIQRALERHGYNRVAAARELGIHKSTLFRKIKRLGLVLPERGGRSRR